From Streptomyces sp. HUAS MG91, the proteins below share one genomic window:
- a CDS encoding class I SAM-dependent methyltransferase yields MPPTAQAVAERRPAYLTELARGTERFHEPRRPDCPWCGSTKLRTRLRTTDLLQHKPGTFTVDQCRACGHSFQNPRLTPEGLNFYYRDFYDGLRAGHAEKILGGHPSARRHRAAAHAMFRHIEPESWLDVGAGPCHFAAAAKEVLPYTAFDGLDIGDGVEEGRRAGRIEEAHRGFLTELAPRLAGRYDAMSMFHYLEHSLDPREELKAARRVLRPGGHLMIELPDPESRWATLLGKWWVSYFQPQHLHLIPLANLRTELAALGYTVVAVDRRTPHRPLDLTAACALFLGHWLPAADSPWRTKAPSDLQRGLRQALTCAGTPALVAAQAADRLLAPLAGRTGFSNAYRVVARRNPDPS; encoded by the coding sequence ATGCCCCCCACAGCCCAGGCCGTCGCCGAGCGCCGCCCCGCCTATCTCACCGAACTCGCCCGGGGCACCGAACGCTTCCACGAGCCGCGCCGCCCCGACTGCCCCTGGTGCGGCTCCACGAAGCTGCGCACCCGGCTGCGCACCACGGACCTCCTCCAGCACAAGCCGGGCACCTTCACCGTCGACCAGTGCCGGGCCTGCGGCCACTCGTTCCAGAACCCGCGGCTGACCCCCGAGGGCCTGAACTTCTACTACCGGGACTTCTACGACGGCCTGCGCGCCGGCCACGCCGAGAAGATCCTCGGCGGCCACCCCTCCGCCCGACGCCACCGGGCCGCCGCCCACGCCATGTTCCGGCACATCGAACCCGAGAGCTGGCTCGACGTCGGCGCCGGCCCGTGCCACTTCGCGGCCGCCGCCAAGGAGGTCCTGCCCTACACCGCGTTCGACGGCCTCGACATCGGCGACGGCGTCGAGGAGGGCCGCAGGGCCGGCCGGATCGAGGAGGCCCACCGCGGCTTCCTCACCGAACTCGCGCCCCGGCTCGCGGGCCGCTACGACGCGATGAGCATGTTCCACTACCTGGAGCACTCCCTCGACCCGCGCGAGGAGCTGAAGGCCGCCCGCCGCGTCCTGCGCCCCGGCGGCCACCTCATGATCGAACTGCCGGACCCCGAGAGCCGCTGGGCGACCCTGCTCGGCAAGTGGTGGGTCTCGTACTTCCAGCCGCAGCACCTGCACCTGATCCCGCTCGCCAACCTGCGCACCGAACTGGCCGCCCTCGGCTACACCGTCGTCGCCGTCGACCGCCGCACCCCCCACCGGCCGCTCGACCTGACGGCGGCCTGCGCGCTCTTCCTGGGCCACTGGCTGCCCGCCGCCGACTCCCCGTGGCGCACCAAGGCCCCCAGCGACCTCCAGCGCGGCCTGCGCCAGGCTCTCACCTGCGCGGGCACCCCCGCGCTCGTCGCCGCCCAGGCCGCCGATCGGCTCCTCGCCCCGCTGGCCGGCCGCACCGGCTTCTCCAACGCGTACCGGGTCGTCGCCCGCCGCAATCCCGACCCGTCCTGA
- the cobS gene encoding adenosylcobinamide-GDP ribazoletransferase, with amino-acid sequence MSATNPRASLADGIRFAFGTLTVLPVRVTRWDRAAARAGMLSAPLAGLVVGLCAAALGVALSFLGAGAPLCAVASVAVPAVLTRGLHLDGLADVADGLGSGKPAEDALRIMKQSDIGPFGVVTLVLALLAQVAVLAQLYAESWTRGALAAAVCAVTARLALTFASRAGVPAARPEGLGAAVAETVSVRGALIAGVVVVAVAAGLSFQGAGAVVLGCGAGELMLRRCVGRFGGVTGDVFGAVAEVAGTAALVVLAV; translated from the coding sequence GTGTCCGCAACGAACCCCCGCGCCTCCCTCGCCGACGGCATACGTTTCGCCTTCGGCACCCTGACCGTGCTGCCCGTCCGGGTGACCCGCTGGGACCGTGCCGCGGCCCGCGCCGGAATGCTGTCCGCTCCGCTGGCGGGCCTGGTCGTCGGCCTGTGCGCGGCCGCGCTCGGGGTGGCGCTGTCCTTCCTCGGCGCGGGCGCCCCGCTCTGCGCGGTCGCCTCCGTCGCGGTGCCCGCCGTCCTCACCCGGGGTCTGCATCTGGACGGGCTCGCGGACGTCGCCGACGGGCTGGGCAGCGGCAAGCCGGCCGAGGACGCGCTGCGGATCATGAAGCAGTCGGACATCGGCCCGTTCGGCGTCGTGACGCTGGTACTGGCGCTGCTCGCGCAGGTCGCCGTGCTCGCGCAGCTGTACGCCGAGTCGTGGACGCGGGGGGCCTTGGCGGCGGCCGTGTGCGCGGTGACGGCCCGTCTCGCGCTGACCTTCGCGTCCCGGGCCGGGGTGCCGGCCGCCCGCCCTGAGGGGCTCGGCGCCGCCGTCGCCGAAACGGTGTCGGTACGGGGTGCGCTGATCGCCGGGGTCGTGGTCGTCGCGGTGGCCGCCGGTCTCTCCTTCCAGGGTGCCGGTGCTGTCGTACTGGGGTGCGGTGCGGGGGAGTTGATGCTGCGGCGGTGTGTGGGGCGGTTCGGTGGGGTGACCGGTGACGTGTTCGGCGCGGTCGCCGAGGTCGCCGGGACCGCGGCGCTGGTGGTCCTGGCCGTTTGA
- a CDS encoding phosphatidylglycerol lysyltransferase domain-containing protein: MGSARTSTLTSRRAASFTVWYLRIVTCINLLSAVWVSFGNDLRRHNSENYFTPYLLAAGFSSAVVAWFLAITMRRRKRAAWILNLVLSGLFLLLFALVMVFPEVRQYAQNWISLVLSAAFVVALVLGRREFYAKGDRSNAKLAAVVAVGGLLVTSLFATFLVTVTNEAHDPHRSTFLERWRYGTLRLISVATDDSRFPGITTPNWVNVVINILSTALLIAVVYAAFRSRRAVDPLTAEDEERLRALLAKEGERDSLGYFALRRDKSVVWSPTGKAAVTYRVVGGVSLASGDPIGDPEAWPGAIEPWLTEARAHGWLPAVMGASEEAGTIYARHGLDALELGDEAIVETADFTLEGRAMRTVRQAYNRVKRAGYTVRIRRHEDIPADELTYLLKRADDWRDGATERGFSMALGRLGDPGDGQCMMLECADAEGELRALLSFVPWGPHGLSLDLMRRDRDAENGLMEFMVIELLQRAPEMRITQVSLNFAMFRSVFERGARLGAGPVLRLWRALLSFFSRWWQIESLYRANAKYRPIWEPRFLLFEKSADLPRIGLASARAEGFLEVPGLPKRLARR, from the coding sequence ATGGGCTCCGCACGGACAAGCACACTCACTTCACGTCGCGCCGCGAGTTTCACCGTCTGGTACCTGCGGATCGTCACGTGCATCAATCTGCTGAGCGCCGTGTGGGTCTCCTTCGGAAACGATCTGCGCCGCCACAACTCGGAGAACTACTTCACCCCCTACCTGCTCGCCGCGGGCTTCTCCTCGGCGGTCGTCGCCTGGTTCCTGGCGATCACGATGCGCCGCCGCAAGCGCGCGGCCTGGATCCTCAACCTCGTGCTGAGCGGCCTGTTCCTGCTGCTGTTCGCCCTGGTCATGGTCTTCCCCGAGGTCCGGCAGTACGCGCAGAACTGGATCTCGCTGGTCCTCAGCGCCGCGTTCGTCGTGGCGCTGGTGCTGGGCCGGCGCGAGTTCTACGCGAAGGGCGACCGGTCCAACGCGAAGCTGGCGGCGGTCGTCGCGGTCGGCGGACTGCTGGTGACCTCGCTGTTCGCGACGTTCCTGGTGACGGTCACCAATGAGGCCCACGACCCGCACCGCTCCACGTTCCTGGAGCGCTGGCGCTACGGCACGCTCCGGCTGATCTCGGTCGCCACCGACGACTCCCGCTTCCCCGGCATCACCACCCCGAACTGGGTCAACGTCGTCATCAACATCCTCTCCACGGCCCTGCTGATCGCCGTGGTCTACGCGGCGTTCCGCTCCCGCCGGGCCGTCGACCCGCTCACCGCCGAGGACGAGGAGAGGCTGCGCGCCCTGCTCGCCAAGGAGGGCGAGCGCGACTCGCTGGGCTACTTCGCGCTGCGCCGCGACAAGAGCGTCGTCTGGTCGCCGACCGGCAAGGCCGCGGTGACCTACCGGGTGGTGGGCGGGGTCTCGCTGGCCTCCGGCGACCCGATCGGCGACCCCGAGGCCTGGCCCGGCGCGATCGAGCCCTGGCTCACCGAGGCGCGGGCGCACGGCTGGCTGCCCGCGGTGATGGGCGCGAGCGAGGAGGCGGGCACCATCTACGCCCGGCACGGCCTCGACGCCCTCGAACTCGGCGACGAGGCCATCGTCGAGACCGCGGACTTCACCCTTGAGGGACGGGCGATGCGCACCGTCCGCCAGGCCTACAACCGCGTCAAGCGCGCCGGCTACACGGTCCGGATCCGCCGCCACGAGGACATCCCGGCCGACGAACTGACGTACCTCCTGAAGCGCGCCGACGACTGGCGCGACGGTGCCACCGAACGCGGCTTCTCCATGGCGCTCGGCCGGCTCGGCGATCCGGGCGACGGGCAGTGCATGATGCTCGAATGCGCGGACGCCGAGGGAGAGTTGAGGGCACTGCTGTCCTTCGTGCCGTGGGGCCCGCACGGACTGTCCCTCGATCTGATGCGCCGTGACCGCGACGCCGAGAACGGCCTGATGGAGTTCATGGTGATCGAACTCCTCCAGCGCGCGCCCGAGATGAGGATCACTCAGGTGTCACTCAACTTCGCCATGTTCCGCTCCGTCTTCGAACGCGGTGCGCGACTCGGCGCGGGCCCGGTGCTGCGTCTGTGGCGCGCACTGCTCAGCTTCTTCTCCCGGTGGTGGCAGATCGAATCGCTGTACCGGGCCAACGCCAAGTACCGGCCCATCTGGGAACCCCGTTTCCTGCTCTTCGAGAAGAGCGCCGACCTGCCGCGCATCGGCCTGGCCTCGGCCCGCGCCGAGGGCTTCCTCGAAGTGCCGGGGCTGCCGAAACGGCTGGCGCGCCGGTGA
- a CDS encoding nicotinate-nucleotide--dimethylbenzimidazole phosphoribosyltransferase: MSSLNLDDFTDLIERPDGGMRRDAEERRARFAVPPGGLGRLDELGEWLSAAQGAVPVRPVARPRVVLFAGDHGVAGLGVSKRAAGTAAELVREAVEGGSPGAVLARRLGVGVRIVDLSLDCEPDELPEAVENRRVRRGSGRIDTEDALTPEEAEQAFRTGMAVADEEADSGTDLVVLGDLSVGGTTAAATLVAALCGTDASVVTGRGGDPIDDLAWMRKCAAVRDALRRARPVLGDQLQLLAAVGGADLAAATGFLLQCAVRRTPVILDGVVSAACALVGQRVAFRAPDWWLAGQNSGEPAQAKALDRMAMEPMLDQGVKVGGAAGALLALPLVQAAAALAAELPEAEAPR, translated from the coding sequence ATGAGCTCGCTGAATCTCGATGACTTCACCGACCTGATCGAGCGTCCGGACGGCGGTATGCGCCGCGACGCCGAGGAGCGCAGGGCGCGCTTCGCCGTGCCGCCCGGCGGGCTCGGCCGCCTGGACGAGCTGGGCGAATGGCTCTCGGCCGCCCAGGGCGCCGTGCCGGTGCGGCCGGTGGCGCGGCCGCGCGTGGTCCTCTTCGCGGGCGATCACGGGGTGGCCGGTCTCGGGGTGTCGAAGCGGGCCGCGGGCACCGCGGCGGAGCTGGTGCGCGAGGCCGTCGAGGGCGGCTCCCCGGGCGCGGTGCTCGCGCGGCGACTGGGCGTCGGCGTACGGATCGTCGACCTGTCGCTGGACTGCGAGCCGGACGAGCTGCCCGAGGCCGTGGAGAACCGGCGGGTGCGGCGCGGCTCCGGCCGGATCGACACCGAGGACGCGCTCACCCCGGAGGAGGCCGAGCAGGCGTTCCGCACGGGCATGGCCGTCGCCGACGAGGAGGCCGACTCCGGTACGGATCTGGTGGTGCTCGGCGATCTCAGCGTCGGCGGCACGACGGCGGCGGCCACGCTCGTCGCCGCGCTGTGCGGCACGGACGCCTCCGTCGTCACCGGGCGCGGTGGCGACCCGATCGACGACCTGGCCTGGATGCGCAAGTGCGCGGCCGTCCGCGACGCGCTGCGCCGGGCCCGCCCGGTCCTCGGCGACCAGTTGCAGCTGCTCGCCGCGGTGGGCGGCGCGGATCTCGCGGCCGCGACCGGTTTCCTGCTCCAGTGCGCGGTGCGCCGTACGCCGGTGATCCTGGACGGGGTCGTCTCCGCGGCCTGCGCGCTGGTGGGCCAGCGCGTCGCGTTCCGCGCGCCGGACTGGTGGCTGGCCGGGCAGAACAGCGGGGAGCCCGCGCAGGCCAAGGCGCTGGACCGGATGGCCATGGAGCCGATGCTCGACCAGGGCGTCAAGGTGGGCGGCGCGGCCGGCGCGCTTCTCGCTCTTCCCCTGGTCCAGGCCGCGGCGGCGCTGGCCGCCGAACTCCCCGAGGCAGAAGCGCCCCGTTAG
- a CDS encoding leucyl aminopeptidase: protein MTALTLSTAAAAGLRADAIVVGIAKGAAGPVVAPGAEAVDKAYDGNLASVLETLGASGAEGEVTKVPAPSGFKAPVVLAVGLGSEPEKDEIFEAEALRRAAGVASRALSGSKKAAFALPVQDAEDAGAIAEGALLGAYSFDAYKESGKDPKNAKAPLAEIAILGGKPRDKAYKAEIERALALTEELNRARDLINTPPNDLNPEAFAAVATAAGKEHGLKVQVLDVKALEKGGYGGILGVGAGSASGPRLVKISYSAGRGKKHLAFVGKGITYDSGGISLKPAGHNETMKCDMAGAAAVFAAVVTAARLKLDVNVTGWLALAENMPSGSATRPGDVLRMYSGKTVEVLNTDAEGRLVLADAIAKASEETPDAIVDVATLTGAMVLALGNRTFGIMANDDAFRTSIHEVAEEVGEPAWPMPLPAHLVKGMDSPTADIANMGERMGGGLVAGLFLKEFVGEGITWAHLDIAGPAFNEGGPFGYTPKGGTGSAVRTLVRLAERTAAGDLG from the coding sequence GTGACTGCTCTGACTCTCAGCACCGCCGCGGCCGCCGGCCTGCGCGCCGACGCGATCGTCGTCGGTATCGCGAAGGGTGCCGCCGGCCCGGTCGTCGCACCCGGCGCCGAGGCCGTCGACAAGGCGTACGACGGCAACCTCGCCTCCGTCCTGGAGACCCTCGGTGCCAGCGGCGCCGAGGGCGAGGTGACCAAGGTCCCCGCGCCCTCCGGGTTCAAGGCGCCGGTCGTGCTGGCGGTCGGTCTCGGCAGCGAGCCCGAGAAGGACGAGATCTTCGAGGCCGAGGCGCTGCGCCGCGCCGCCGGTGTCGCCTCCCGTGCGCTGAGCGGCTCCAAGAAGGCCGCGTTCGCGCTGCCCGTCCAGGACGCCGAGGACGCCGGTGCGATCGCGGAGGGCGCGCTGCTCGGCGCGTACTCCTTCGACGCCTACAAGGAGTCCGGCAAGGACCCGAAGAACGCCAAGGCGCCGCTCGCCGAGATCGCGATCCTCGGCGGCAAGCCGCGCGACAAGGCGTACAAGGCGGAGATCGAGCGCGCCCTCGCCCTCACCGAGGAGCTCAACCGCGCCCGCGACCTGATCAACACCCCGCCGAACGACCTGAACCCGGAGGCCTTCGCCGCCGTGGCCACGGCCGCCGGCAAGGAGCACGGCCTCAAGGTCCAGGTCCTGGACGTGAAGGCGCTGGAGAAGGGCGGCTACGGCGGCATCCTCGGCGTCGGCGCCGGTTCCGCCTCGGGCCCCCGCCTGGTGAAGATCTCCTACTCGGCCGGCCGCGGCAAGAAGCACCTCGCCTTCGTCGGCAAGGGCATCACGTACGACTCGGGCGGCATCTCGCTGAAGCCGGCCGGCCACAACGAGACGATGAAGTGCGACATGGCCGGCGCCGCCGCCGTGTTCGCCGCCGTCGTCACCGCGGCCCGCCTGAAGCTGGACGTCAACGTGACGGGCTGGCTGGCCCTCGCCGAGAACATGCCGTCCGGCTCCGCCACCCGCCCGGGTGACGTGCTGCGCATGTACTCCGGCAAGACCGTCGAGGTCCTGAACACCGACGCCGAGGGCCGTCTGGTCCTGGCCGACGCCATCGCCAAGGCCTCCGAGGAGACCCCGGACGCGATCGTCGACGTGGCGACGCTGACCGGCGCGATGGTGCTGGCGCTCGGCAACCGCACCTTCGGCATCATGGCCAACGACGACGCGTTCCGTACGTCGATCCACGAGGTCGCCGAGGAGGTCGGCGAGCCGGCCTGGCCGATGCCGCTCCCGGCCCACCTGGTCAAGGGCATGGACTCGCCGACCGCCGACATCGCCAACATGGGCGAGCGGATGGGCGGCGGCCTGGTCGCCGGTCTGTTCCTGAAGGAGTTCGTCGGCGAGGGCATCACGTGGGCCCACCTCGACATCGCGGGCCCGGCCTTCAACGAGGGCGGTCCGTTCGGTTACACGCCGAAGGGCGGCACCGGTTCCGCGGTCCGCACGCTGGTCCGGCTCGCCGAGCGCACCGCCGCGGGCGACCTCGGCTGA